From Rickettsia endosymbiont of Ceutorhynchus obstrictus, a single genomic window includes:
- a CDS encoding class I SAM-dependent methyltransferase yields MSINFRIRQLIKQSGYISCDQLMREALSLNPSSYYQHKDILGIEGDFITAPEISQLFGEIIGLWCIKEWQKIGCPSRISLIELGPGRGLLMRDLLRTAKLVPEFYQALTIEFIEINPNFIAHQQTNLQDINLPINHYTTIEDIVKIPSIIIANEFFDTMPVKQYIKVKELWYESVLVIEPIDNKIKFDKIAVNKNLQDYLLQTHLEANDGAIIEESYESIKIMQFISNHLKKFSGSCLVIDYGYDINPNQRTRNQYNATIQAIKNHKYYPLLESLGSADLSAHVDFYALKAVAKNTGLNISETMSQRDFLTQNGILLRSKILQDKITPNHAAIIERQVDKLISPKQMGTLFKVLQVSSHH; encoded by the coding sequence ATGTCGATCAACTTTAGAATAAGACAGCTTATTAAGCAAAGCGGCTATATTAGCTGCGATCAATTAATGCGTGAGGCGCTTTCCTTGAACCCGTCTTCTTACTATCAACATAAGGATATTTTAGGTATCGAGGGAGATTTTATAACCGCTCCTGAAATTTCGCAGTTATTCGGTGAAATTATAGGCTTATGGTGTATAAAAGAATGGCAGAAAATTGGTTGCCCTTCAAGAATTAGTTTAATTGAACTCGGTCCTGGTAGAGGACTATTAATGCGTGATTTACTACGAACGGCAAAGTTAGTACCGGAATTTTATCAAGCTCTGACGATAGAATTCATTGAAATTAACCCCAATTTTATTGCTCATCAGCAAACAAATTTACAAGATATTAATTTACCGATTAATCATTATACAACTATAGAAGATATAGTAAAAATCCCTTCTATAATCATAGCTAATGAGTTCTTTGATACCATGCCGGTAAAACAATATATTAAAGTTAAAGAATTATGGTATGAGTCGGTACTCGTTATAGAACCGATAGATAATAAAATTAAATTTGATAAAATTGCCGTTAATAAAAACTTACAAGATTATTTGTTACAAACCCACTTAGAAGCAAATGACGGCGCAATAATAGAAGAATCTTACGAATCTATAAAAATTATGCAATTTATTAGCAATCATCTAAAAAAATTCAGCGGTAGCTGCTTGGTTATAGATTACGGTTATGATATAAATCCAAATCAGAGAACTAGAAATCAATATAACGCAACTATTCAAGCTATAAAAAATCATAAATATTATCCGCTTCTTGAGAGTTTAGGGTCAGCTGATCTTTCGGCGCATGTTGATTTTTACGCCTTAAAAGCAGTAGCAAAAAATACCGGTTTAAATATATCCGAAACAATGTCGCAACGGGATTTCCTAACTCAAAACGGTATTTTATTGCGTAGTAAAATATTGCAGGATAAAATTACTCCTAACCACGCAGCTATAATAGAGCGGCAAGTGGATAAATTAATCTCACCTAAGCAAATGGGAACATTATTTAAAGTGCTGCAGGTTAGTAGTCACCATTAA
- the ruvC gene encoding crossover junction endodeoxyribonuclease RuvC, whose amino-acid sequence MIILGIDPALTNLGWGVVRKEATKLTYINSGVIKTNSKDALHIRLAFITTCLEKVILEHKPNAVALEETFVNMNNLTSLKLGYARGAIMALIGRYNIDFREFKPNTVKKTVTGYGHAQKHQILHMIKLLLPGTYLITSADEADAVAIAYTALVIKI is encoded by the coding sequence ATGATTATACTCGGTATCGATCCGGCTCTTACTAACCTCGGCTGGGGAGTGGTTCGTAAAGAAGCGACAAAGCTAACATATATAAATAGCGGCGTGATAAAAACAAATAGCAAAGATGCCCTGCATATAAGACTTGCTTTTATTACTACTTGTTTAGAAAAAGTAATATTAGAACATAAACCAAACGCGGTAGCCCTTGAAGAAACTTTTGTTAATATGAATAATTTAACATCTTTAAAACTCGGCTATGCAAGGGGTGCTATTATGGCACTTATCGGCAGATATAATATTGATTTTCGAGAATTTAAACCTAATACGGTAAAAAAAACGGTAACGGGTTACGGGCATGCTCAGAAACATCAAATTCTACATATGATTAAACTGCTCCTGCCCGGCACTTATTTAATTACTAGTGCCGACGAAGCCGATGCCGTTGCAATTGCCTATACTGCTCTTGTAATAAAAATTTAG
- a CDS encoding N-6 DNA methylase, with protein MNGAYCEARFVPNNKELILNGEEVRELLREKEILTFLEANSNEAWTIPKEVKVSRDELISIFKNLNNILRSEGLRAGIERFGEFANILFLKLLSENNEKSWWNTIKAQSNEDIIGYINGYVIEQIKNKYGGDVFTPISIGNPQTLRHIIDAIDPLILSTIDTDIKGDAFEYFLEKTTSTENDLGEYFTPRNVVKTIINLVDPKFKETIYDPFCGTGGFLTEAFNYIKENTIINTQEDLERLKFDTLYGREITTTARIAKMNMILHGDGHSGIQQINSLENPNYIKPLTNQQLKFDIIVTNMPFSQEITKKTIKNGKTVTENYIAPLYYNGIAKNNGDAACVLHCLHNLKEGGRMALVVPEGFLFRKDIAAVRQFLLSKVKLQAVISLPQGTFLPYTGVKTSILYFTDAHKPNNQKEYWFYEVKNIGITLDNKKRKINGINDLNKIDSSDIGKVDKNPDLKTNMFELGFEIIDLEKVKNNGYNLVGSFYKELQKNNKYKFVKLGEISKVESGNSAPQNNNLFENGIYPFFRVSDIAKPHISGNLLETADKLNDEGVKGLKLFKKSSILFPKSGASTLLNHRAIMGCDGYVTSHLAIITVDKTKILIAFLFYLLVGVDAKNIILNDSYPSIRIDFLQNLQLPLPPFEEQQKIVEELDSYQKIIDGLKQAIDNWKPNFKISSEWQVLKISDIAESLKAGGDVPKDNYSKDKTIKYKIPIYSNGTTNKGLYGYTNIIKVDKPCVTISARGTIGYAVARNEAFCPIIRLIVLIPKKDVEVKYLEYILNKMDFKLLGTSTPQLTVPEISNYRIPIPPLHIQQEIIEQIEKERTMIEANKETIKLFEEKLKTKLDSLWQ; from the coding sequence ATGAACGGCGCTTATTGTGAAGCTCGTTTTGTTCCAAATAATAAAGAACTTATATTAAACGGCGAAGAAGTAAGAGAGTTACTGCGAGAAAAAGAGATATTAACTTTTTTAGAAGCAAATAGTAATGAAGCTTGGACGATCCCTAAGGAAGTTAAAGTTTCACGAGATGAGTTGATATCGATATTCAAAAATCTAAATAATATTTTAAGAAGCGAAGGCTTGCGAGCCGGAATAGAAAGATTTGGTGAATTTGCTAATATATTATTCCTGAAATTGCTTAGTGAGAATAATGAAAAATCTTGGTGGAATACTATTAAAGCACAGTCAAATGAAGATATTATCGGTTACATAAACGGCTATGTCATAGAACAAATTAAAAATAAGTATGGCGGTGACGTTTTTACGCCTATTTCTATCGGTAACCCTCAAACGCTTCGGCATATTATCGATGCAATCGATCCTCTTATTTTATCGACAATAGACACGGATATAAAAGGCGATGCATTTGAATATTTCCTTGAAAAAACTACCTCAACCGAGAATGACTTAGGAGAATATTTTACCCCTAGAAATGTTGTTAAAACCATTATTAACCTTGTGGATCCTAAATTTAAAGAAACAATTTATGATCCTTTTTGCGGTACAGGTGGGTTTTTAACCGAAGCTTTTAACTATATTAAAGAAAATACTATAATTAATACTCAAGAAGATTTAGAAAGACTAAAATTTGATACGTTATATGGGCGAGAAATAACTACAACCGCTAGAATCGCCAAAATGAATATGATTTTGCATGGTGACGGACATAGCGGAATTCAACAAATAAATAGTCTTGAAAATCCTAATTATATTAAACCTTTAACTAATCAGCAGTTAAAGTTTGATATAATCGTTACTAATATGCCTTTCTCCCAGGAAATTACTAAAAAGACTATTAAAAACGGCAAAACCGTAACAGAGAATTATATAGCTCCTCTTTATTATAACGGTATTGCTAAAAATAACGGTGATGCTGCTTGCGTTTTACATTGTCTTCATAATTTGAAAGAAGGCGGCAGGATGGCGTTAGTAGTACCTGAAGGGTTTCTATTCAGAAAAGATATTGCTGCCGTACGACAATTTTTATTATCGAAAGTAAAACTACAAGCCGTTATTTCTCTGCCGCAAGGTACTTTTTTACCTTATACAGGAGTAAAAACATCGATACTTTATTTTACCGATGCACATAAACCAAATAATCAAAAAGAATATTGGTTTTATGAAGTCAAAAATATTGGGATTACCTTAGACAATAAGAAAAGAAAAATTAACGGCATAAATGATTTAAACAAAATTGATTCCTCGGATATTGGTAAAGTAGACAAAAATCCTGACTTAAAGACTAATATGTTTGAACTCGGGTTTGAAATAATAGATTTAGAGAAAGTGAAGAATAACGGGTATAATTTGGTTGGAAGTTTTTATAAGGAATTACAGAAAAACAATAAATATAAATTTGTAAAACTTGGAGAGATAAGTAAGGTTGAAAGCGGTAACTCTGCACCTCAAAATAATAATTTATTTGAAAATGGTATTTACCCGTTTTTCAGGGTTTCAGATATTGCAAAGCCTCATATATCTGGCAACCTTTTAGAAACTGCTGATAAGTTAAACGACGAAGGAGTAAAAGGATTAAAATTATTTAAAAAAAGTTCTATTCTTTTTCCTAAAAGTGGTGCCTCAACTTTACTCAATCATCGTGCAATTATGGGCTGTGATGGATATGTTACTTCGCACTTAGCAATCATTACTGTAGACAAAACAAAAATTCTGATAGCATTTTTGTTTTACCTATTAGTCGGTGTTGATGCAAAAAATATCATATTAAATGACAGCTACCCTTCAATTAGAATTGATTTTTTACAAAACCTACAACTTCCTCTTCCTCCTTTTGAAGAACAACAAAAAATAGTTGAGGAATTGGATAGTTATCAAAAAATAATAGATGGGCTTAAGCAAGCAATAGATAATTGGAAACCTAATTTTAAAATAAGTTCTGAATGGCAGGTGTTAAAAATTTCAGATATAGCAGAAAGTTTAAAAGCTGGCGGTGATGTTCCAAAAGATAATTATTCAAAAGATAAAACTATAAAATATAAAATACCAATTTATTCAAATGGAACTACTAATAAAGGTTTATATGGATATACAAATATTATAAAAGTAGATAAACCATGCGTAACAATTTCTGCGAGAGGAACTATAGGGTATGCAGTAGCACGTAATGAGGCTTTTTGTCCTATAATTAGATTAATTGTATTAATACCTAAAAAAGATGTTGAAGTAAAATATCTAGAATATATTTTGAACAAAATGGATTTTAAATTATTAGGCACGAGTACGCCACAATTAACAGTGCCTGAAATATCAAATTATAGAATTCCAATTCCTCCCTTACATATTCAACAAGAAATAATAGAGCAAATTGAGAAGGAACGTACAATGATCGAAGCAAATAAAGAAACCATAAAGCTTTTTGAAGAAAAATTAAAAACCAAACTAGATTCACTTTGGCAATAA
- a CDS encoding phosphatidylglycerophosphatase A has translation MFTKKQIAEFFATFFYIGKIKYCPGTFGSLAAFPLCYAVMYFIITSKIIFSFPALTLGEAQLITLFIITFGIWVILLILGCYFTKIYIEYTGREDPQEVVIDEVVGQMLTLTLCFFSVVFVNESNIIKYLSPLKINLIVLFILPFCLFRIFDIIKPWPINWLDRNIHGATGVMLDDIVAAIFAAVMQYAIIFVLIDWA, from the coding sequence ATGTTTACTAAAAAACAAATAGCAGAGTTTTTTGCAACTTTTTTTTATATAGGCAAAATAAAATACTGCCCGGGTACTTTCGGCTCTCTGGCGGCTTTTCCGCTATGTTACGCCGTTATGTATTTTATTATTACTAGTAAAATCATCTTTTCATTTCCTGCACTTACCCTTGGTGAAGCACAGCTTATAACCTTATTTATAATAACTTTCGGTATATGGGTGATATTATTAATACTAGGCTGTTATTTTACTAAAATATATATAGAATATACAGGACGAGAAGACCCGCAAGAGGTAGTAATAGACGAAGTAGTCGGGCAAATGTTAACTTTAACCCTTTGTTTTTTCTCGGTAGTATTTGTCAACGAATCAAACATAATAAAATATTTAAGTCCTTTAAAAATTAATTTAATTGTACTTTTTATTTTACCGTTTTGTCTATTTCGCATTTTTGATATAATAAAACCATGGCCGATTAATTGGCTTGACCGCAATATTCACGGTGCTACCGGTGTTATGCTGGACGATATAGTAGCCGCAATATTTGCTGCGGTAATGCAATATGCTATTATATTCGTATTAATAGATTGGGCGTAA
- a CDS encoding glycosyltransferase family A protein, which yields MQIQNLKIILKRILLKYLKVLFVHCYYIFYRYAKYAHAFIKKILKIFIHTYPNIYEHISLYSNDLKIHIIDKDYSVNDQFPKYTIITPVLNEENNIIEVLKSIEEQSLKPDQVIIVDGGSSDQTVKKINLYKESSKLDILLLFSSEQNIGHQRNMAIDHSRNNLLMNVDAGTYLNKNYAANTIGPFYKYKDLDLVSGVHYPKHKYTWSVYLSPVKHFEFRVEPYGACLVYKKDIALKIGKYPEYLTYAGEDTLFCYKYKKESKTWVFNKKAFLLWEHPTTLEATKKKLFNYMIANFELGLWPYFYSSYILEPNINLGWQWNILKKNYKKFLQKQAEIEITKRNIKGLCFILSGTSIDNLNKGKDNREKVLKFIENNYKTFFINFNTISSTITAKNTVKRNALFFNTDHTLLELLYYKYFSIADFEARYKKFLQNSLFIIQCLDKTICKDVFALKKHFNNILIIYEYVDNNHIKSLEHNYLIQNSDWIIIDQKNKYSFDKKTDPNKLIIVNSPEEKVKKLLELTRLTQN from the coding sequence ATGCAGATACAAAATTTAAAAATTATACTAAAACGAATATTACTGAAATATTTAAAAGTATTATTTGTACACTGTTATTATATTTTTTACCGATATGCAAAATACGCTCATGCATTTATTAAAAAAATACTTAAAATATTTATCCATACTTATCCCAATATCTATGAGCATATCTCACTTTATTCAAATGATCTAAAAATACATATTATAGATAAAGATTATTCAGTCAATGATCAATTCCCGAAATACACTATTATTACTCCGGTGCTAAATGAAGAAAATAATATTATTGAAGTATTAAAATCTATTGAAGAACAAAGTTTAAAACCAGATCAAGTTATTATTGTTGATGGAGGTTCTTCCGATCAAACAGTAAAAAAAATAAATTTATATAAAGAATCATCTAAGTTAGATATTTTGTTATTATTCTCATCCGAACAAAATATCGGTCATCAAAGAAATATGGCAATAGATCATTCCCGAAATAATTTATTAATGAATGTTGATGCAGGAACTTATTTAAATAAAAACTATGCTGCTAATACTATAGGACCATTTTATAAATACAAAGATTTAGATTTAGTAAGTGGTGTACACTATCCTAAACATAAATATACTTGGTCCGTTTATTTATCGCCGGTTAAGCATTTTGAATTTCGCGTAGAACCTTATGGCGCCTGTTTAGTGTATAAAAAAGACATAGCATTAAAAATTGGAAAATATCCGGAATATCTAACATATGCCGGAGAAGATACGTTATTTTGCTATAAATATAAAAAAGAATCTAAAACTTGGGTCTTTAATAAGAAAGCTTTTCTATTATGGGAACATCCAACAACGTTAGAAGCCACGAAAAAGAAATTATTTAATTATATGATTGCTAATTTTGAATTAGGATTATGGCCATATTTCTATTCTAGTTATATTCTTGAGCCAAATATAAACTTGGGTTGGCAATGGAATATATTAAAAAAGAATTATAAGAAATTTTTGCAAAAACAAGCAGAAATTGAAATAACTAAAAGAAATATTAAAGGTTTATGCTTTATCCTTTCCGGTACGAGCATTGATAATTTAAATAAAGGAAAAGATAACAGGGAAAAAGTTTTAAAATTTATTGAAAATAATTATAAAACTTTTTTTATCAACTTTAACACTATATCTTCTACAATCACTGCTAAAAATACCGTGAAAAGAAACGCATTATTCTTTAATACTGATCATACATTACTAGAATTGCTTTATTATAAATATTTTTCAATAGCTGATTTTGAAGCTAGGTATAAGAAATTTTTACAAAATTCTTTATTTATTATCCAATGCCTGGATAAAACTATATGTAAGGATGTTTTTGCTTTAAAAAAGCATTTTAATAACATATTAATTATATATGAATATGTTGATAACAATCATATAAAAAGCTTAGAGCATAATTATCTTATCCAGAACTCGGATTGGATTATTATAGATCAAAAAAATAAATATTCTTTTGATAAAAAAACAGACCCAAATAAATTAATAATAGTGAATAGTCCTGAAGAAAAAGTAAAGAAATTACTTGAGTTGACTAGACTTACTCAAAATTGA
- a CDS encoding entericidin A/B family lipoprotein: MRSTLITFTLIAVAFLTSACNTMQGMGKDMQAGGKKLEDSAEKNKGKTSCGCPRQ, from the coding sequence ATGCGTTCAACACTTATTACTTTTACATTAATAGCAGTAGCCTTTTTAACCAGCGCCTGCAATACCATGCAAGGTATGGGAAAAGATATGCAAGCAGGCGGGAAAAAGCTTGAGGATTCTGCCGAGAAAAATAAAGGTAAAACGAGTTGTGGCTGCCCAAGGCAATAA
- the nhaA gene encoding Na+/H+ antiporter NhaA, translating into MSINNKLRELIKSGSFAGILLIITFALALVISNNSFLNKYYVAFVYSNIFLSVGNLSLQTTFIELINDGFMTFFFLLIGLEMKFHLVEGEYKNKKKLILPSAAALGGVVAPALIYVYFNFDQSTLKGWAIPIATDTAFVLGILSFFHRYTSLELRAFIIGFSLIDDAFALIILALFYTKTIYMVALCASLGIIVILSILNYYQVQKTLYYMAIGLLLWISMVEAGIHGTLCGAIIALFIPVNTGNVINSSFKKLEELIRPFVNYFILPLFVFMNSGIVLKHFSFKSVCSNVTFGVIFGLFIGKQLGIMLFSYPFIRLKFCALPKDTSWLKFYAIAILGGIGFTLSLFIGSITFESGCPSNAMRIAVIIASLLSALFGVIILNYAVKYSADSKLE; encoded by the coding sequence ATGTCTATAAACAACAAATTAAGAGAATTAATTAAATCCGGTAGTTTTGCCGGTATATTACTCATTATAACATTTGCCTTGGCACTCGTCATTAGCAATAACAGTTTTTTAAATAAATATTATGTTGCATTTGTCTATAGCAATATATTCTTATCGGTAGGGAATTTAAGCCTGCAAACCACTTTTATAGAATTGATTAATGACGGTTTCATGACATTTTTCTTTTTATTAATCGGTTTGGAGATGAAATTTCACTTAGTAGAAGGAGAATATAAAAACAAGAAGAAATTAATATTACCGAGTGCAGCAGCTTTAGGGGGAGTAGTAGCACCGGCATTAATTTACGTATATTTTAATTTTGATCAATCAACGTTAAAAGGCTGGGCTATTCCGATAGCAACCGATACAGCTTTTGTACTCGGTATTTTATCTTTTTTTCATCGTTATACTTCTTTAGAACTTCGAGCTTTTATTATCGGTTTCTCGCTAATTGACGATGCTTTTGCTTTAATTATACTTGCTTTATTTTATACTAAAACAATCTATATGGTGGCCTTATGCGCTTCCTTAGGAATTATAGTTATTTTATCGATACTTAACTATTATCAAGTACAAAAAACCCTTTATTATATGGCAATAGGATTATTGTTATGGATTAGCATGGTTGAGGCCGGTATTCACGGCACATTATGCGGTGCTATTATCGCCCTCTTTATCCCTGTTAACACGGGTAACGTTATTAATAGTTCTTTTAAAAAATTAGAAGAATTAATACGTCCTTTTGTAAATTATTTTATTTTACCTCTATTTGTGTTTATGAATTCCGGTATCGTTTTAAAACATTTTTCGTTTAAGAGCGTATGTTCTAACGTAACCTTTGGAGTAATATTCGGGTTATTTATCGGGAAACAATTAGGTATTATGCTATTTTCATATCCGTTTATTCGGTTAAAATTTTGTGCTTTACCAAAAGATACGTCATGGTTAAAATTCTATGCCATAGCAATTCTCGGCGGCATCGGTTTTACTTTAAGCTTATTTATCGGTAGTATAACTTTTGAATCGGGTTGCCCTTCTAATGCTATGAGAATAGCCGTAATAATAGCCTCTTTGCTATCTGCTTTATTTGGCGTTATAATTTTAAATTATGCCGTTAAATACTCTGCCGATTCAAAATTAGAATAA
- a CDS encoding RNA methyltransferase codes for MTEENKFSKPIIILVCPQMGENIGATARAMKNFGVDELRIVNPRDGWPNEQARSTAVGAVNVIDNAKIYDTLEESIKDIEYLYATTCTKRTMNKNYVFSQDLSLSYPLAQKVGIMFGRENNGLSNEEVSLAHKIITINTSEFSSLNIAQAVIIICYELFRNKPYDGNISICNTQKLATRGELNYFLEHLFNELGKKNFFKVPEKTLMMQQNITNIFTRIDKLSRAEVQTLRGIIKALDS; via the coding sequence ATGACCGAAGAAAATAAATTTTCTAAACCTATAATAATCTTAGTCTGTCCTCAAATGGGAGAGAATATCGGAGCTACGGCGAGAGCAATGAAAAATTTTGGTGTAGACGAGCTAAGAATAGTTAACCCACGAGACGGCTGGCCGAATGAGCAAGCAAGAAGCACTGCCGTCGGTGCGGTTAACGTTATAGATAACGCAAAAATTTATGATACTCTAGAAGAAAGCATTAAAGATATTGAGTATCTCTACGCTACAACTTGTACAAAACGCACCATGAATAAAAATTATGTATTCTCACAAGATTTATCGTTAAGCTATCCATTAGCGCAGAAAGTGGGAATAATGTTCGGACGAGAAAATAACGGACTGAGTAATGAGGAGGTTTCTCTTGCTCATAAAATTATTACTATTAATACAAGTGAGTTTAGCTCTTTAAATATTGCCCAGGCGGTTATTATAATATGTTATGAGTTATTTCGTAATAAGCCTTATGATGGTAATATATCTATTTGTAATACTCAAAAACTTGCAACTAGAGGAGAACTTAATTATTTCTTAGAACATTTATTTAATGAGCTAGGTAAGAAAAACTTTTTTAAAGTTCCGGAAAAAACCTTAATGATGCAACAAAATATTACTAATATTTTCACTCGTATAGATAAATTATCCCGCGCAGAAGTTCAAACGCTACGCGGTATTATAAAAGCGTTAGATTCTTAA
- the tatA gene encoding twin-arginine translocase TatA/TatE family subunit, whose product MGMSFSHLLIILLIIFVLFGAGKLPQVMADLAKGLKAFKDGMKDKDKDDL is encoded by the coding sequence ATGGGAATGAGTTTTAGCCACCTTCTAATAATTTTATTGATTATTTTTGTATTATTCGGTGCTGGTAAATTACCGCAGGTTATGGCAGATTTAGCCAAAGGCCTTAAAGCCTTTAAAGACGGTATGAAGGATAAAGATAAGGATGATTTGTAG
- a CDS encoding glycosyltransferase family 10 domain-containing protein, translated as MKRYLFYIITLITVITVGLGFYKLNNKSTKPTLRVKAINFDAENQNDANPFLTKILEENYNLKFVNKNEDVLLNGCLSREPITKNPKVIKIYYTSELYTGSVQDQLQTQDLVLGFDYIDQPNYIRFPFSYHRHKERMRHDYDRKRGECNPSEKKYFACFLASNDGEWLPTFDGARERAKLFHRLSLYKKVLSGGKLLNNIGERVSFEQEKTEDWLSQCKFTIAYENQYYPGYITEKAFQAWFAGSIPIYNADRSVLEDINSKAVIFGGDFSTQDELVDYIKKVDNDDELYCSIWNQRILVNPEKDYEVLIDKVRKKINEIFETKFNKKI; from the coding sequence ATGAAACGTTACCTTTTTTATATAATAACTCTGATAACCGTTATTACGGTTGGGTTAGGGTTTTATAAATTAAATAATAAGTCAACCAAACCAACTTTAAGAGTAAAAGCAATAAATTTTGACGCAGAAAATCAAAATGATGCCAATCCATTTTTAACAAAAATACTTGAAGAAAATTATAATTTGAAATTTGTAAATAAGAATGAAGATGTATTGCTAAACGGTTGCTTAAGTAGAGAACCGATTACAAAAAATCCTAAAGTAATTAAAATATATTATACTTCTGAACTATATACAGGAAGTGTACAAGATCAATTACAAACTCAAGATTTAGTATTAGGATTTGATTATATAGATCAACCTAATTATATAAGATTCCCTTTTTCTTATCATCGCCATAAGGAAAGAATGCGACATGACTATGATAGAAAACGAGGAGAATGTAACCCTTCCGAAAAAAAATATTTTGCATGTTTTCTAGCTAGTAATGACGGCGAATGGCTACCTACATTTGATGGAGCGAGAGAGCGTGCTAAGTTATTTCATAGACTATCTTTATATAAAAAAGTTTTAAGCGGCGGAAAGCTTTTAAATAATATAGGAGAAAGAGTGTCGTTTGAGCAAGAAAAAACAGAAGATTGGTTATCACAATGTAAATTCACTATAGCTTATGAAAATCAATATTATCCGGGATACATTACCGAAAAAGCTTTTCAAGCTTGGTTCGCAGGCTCTATACCGATATATAACGCAGATAGAAGTGTTCTAGAAGATATAAATAGTAAAGCGGTTATTTTTGGCGGAGATTTTTCTACGCAAGATGAATTAGTAGACTATATTAAAAAAGTAGATAATGATGATGAACTATATTGTAGTATTTGGAATCAGAGAATTTTAGTTAATCCGGAAAAAGATTATGAAGTACTAATAGATAAAGTTCGCAAAAAAATAAATGAAATTTTTGAAACAAAATTTAATAAAAAAATTTAG